Proteins co-encoded in one Candidatus Bealeia paramacronuclearis genomic window:
- the lptC gene encoding LPS export ABC transporter periplasmic protein LptC, whose amino-acid sequence MNYSRAIFILKIALPLAGVFMLSLVFLWPYLENQILESTEFANLSHPDVVENRMLHPRFMSTDENGRPFELGAHWGKQLTENQAQLTSPHGKMTNAKGIEVDLKSNAGTYANDQKAVDLTGDVVLTTSDGYKVQTEAAHIDINTQTVDGNVPVQGEGPMGSLKSQNGFTVVERADESGKILTLKGKSQVIINSKAAKEN is encoded by the coding sequence ATGAATTATTCTCGCGCTATTTTCATTCTCAAAATCGCACTGCCTTTAGCAGGTGTCTTCATGCTATCCCTTGTATTTTTGTGGCCTTATTTGGAAAATCAAATTCTTGAGAGCACAGAATTTGCAAACCTTTCGCATCCAGATGTTGTTGAAAATCGAATGCTCCATCCACGATTTATGTCAACGGATGAAAACGGAAGGCCTTTTGAGCTGGGGGCTCACTGGGGAAAACAACTCACTGAGAATCAAGCGCAATTGACGAGTCCTCATGGCAAAATGACGAACGCCAAAGGCATTGAAGTGGATTTAAAATCCAATGCAGGAACCTATGCCAATGATCAAAAAGCCGTAGATCTTACAGGAGATGTCGTTTTAACCACAAGTGACGGCTACAAAGTCCAAACGGAAGCTGCGCATATTGATATCAATACACAAACGGTTGATGGTAACGTCCCTGTTCAAGGTGAAGGACCAATGGGCTCTCTTAAAAGTCAAAATGGATTTACAGTGGTTGAACGTGCTGATGAATCAGGTAAGATACTAACTCTTAAAGGCAAATCTCAAGTGATTATCAACTCAAAAGCCGCTAAGGAAAATTAA
- a CDS encoding KpsF/GutQ family sugar-phosphate isomerase codes for MSVSSLKIVPKTTKSLEEARRVLTLEANSLESLANHLDHSFTETIEILNRIQGRVIVTGIGKSGHIANKIAATLSSTGTPSFFIHPTEASHGDLGMLSKEDAIMILSSSGETQELLDIIGFAKRFGIPLIGITGSAESTLGKASNVVLTLPPYQEACPHQLAPTTSTTLMLALGDALAVALLQEKGFSALDFKNLHPGGKLGARLSLVSDLMRDQTDLPLSSLKTPMSEALIQMTQKGFGCLGIIDQDKKLCGIITDGDLRRHMSPTLLNMTAEEVMTPSPLTISKEAWAQEALHIMNEKSITSLFVIAENRTPLGLIRLHDCLKAGLS; via the coding sequence ATGTCAGTTTCATCTTTAAAGATAGTCCCTAAAACAACGAAATCCCTCGAGGAAGCTCGTCGCGTCCTCACACTTGAAGCCAATTCTTTAGAGAGTTTAGCGAATCATTTAGATCACAGTTTCACAGAAACGATCGAAATTTTAAACCGTATCCAAGGTCGTGTAATTGTGACAGGCATTGGAAAAAGCGGACATATCGCTAACAAAATTGCAGCAACACTTTCTTCCACAGGAACACCTTCATTTTTTATCCACCCCACAGAAGCCAGTCATGGCGATTTGGGGATGCTCTCGAAAGAGGATGCAATTATGATTCTCTCAAGTTCTGGGGAAACACAAGAGCTTTTAGACATCATTGGATTTGCTAAACGATTTGGAATTCCCCTTATTGGCATCACAGGAAGTGCTGAAAGCACCCTTGGAAAAGCTTCCAACGTTGTTTTAACGCTCCCCCCTTATCAAGAGGCCTGCCCCCATCAATTGGCTCCCACAACTTCTACAACTTTAATGTTAGCCTTGGGTGATGCTTTGGCTGTAGCACTTCTTCAAGAAAAGGGGTTCTCTGCGCTTGATTTTAAGAACCTTCATCCTGGAGGAAAGCTGGGCGCGCGTCTTTCTCTTGTATCTGATCTTATGCGCGATCAGACAGATCTTCCTTTATCATCTTTAAAAACCCCCATGAGTGAAGCACTCATTCAAATGACACAAAAGGGTTTTGGCTGTTTGGGAATTATTGATCAAGATAAGAAACTCTGCGGAATTATCACCGATGGAGATTTGCGTCGCCATATGTCACCGACTCTTTTGAATATGACAGCTGAAGAGGTCATGACCCCCTCCCCGCTTACGATTTCAAAAGAAGCTTGGGCTCAAGAAGCCCTTCACATTATGAATGAAAAATCGATTACAAGTCTTTTCGTTATTGCTGAAAATAGAACACCATTAGGGCTTATCCGTCTTCACGACTGTTTAAAAGCTGGTCTTTCTTAA
- a CDS encoding BolA family protein, with the protein MPMREKIEKKLKTALDPQSLEVIDESHLHQGHSGSKSSGETHYFVRIGSAVFKNMNRIQQHRKVYEVLERELQSGVHALRIEVIAEA; encoded by the coding sequence ATGCCGATGAGAGAAAAAATTGAGAAGAAATTAAAAACTGCACTGGATCCACAGAGTCTCGAAGTGATCGATGAATCCCATTTGCATCAAGGTCATTCAGGAAGTAAATCTTCGGGTGAGACTCACTATTTTGTGCGCATTGGATCGGCTGTTTTTAAAAATATGAATCGTATTCAACAGCATCGCAAGGTTTATGAGGTTTTAGAGAGGGAACTTCAATCCGGCGTTCATGCTTTAAGAATTGAGGTTATAGCGGAAGCGTGA
- a CDS encoding LptA/OstA family protein, which yields MKIIFLLSLTLLFSTTLQAEEEVAKENSAANLLSLGQSGGSIPIVIDADESVVCDEATNSCVATGNARAQRGTFVVNGTKLTVYFKGSGHDREIKELMADGNVSLVNPTEAAYGDHAHYDVALDRVILTGGDLKLVTPDQLITARDSLEFWQIKHQGIARGDAVAHFPKKEQVVEADTLIAYFVPKEEREKNTKNKEDSAKDKMSLKKIEAEGNVLVSTPKEIASGDRGVYNAAADMSELFGNVKITQGGNHIRGEYAIMNMKTNVAQLFAKNPNDPVSDQKPKRIRGIIMPKDAKNMRKADETKKSSEAL from the coding sequence ATGAAAATCATTTTTCTCTTGAGCCTGACACTTCTTTTTTCAACGACACTTCAGGCCGAGGAAGAAGTTGCAAAAGAAAATTCCGCCGCCAATCTCCTTTCCTTAGGGCAGAGTGGTGGTAGCATACCTATTGTCATTGATGCCGATGAATCTGTTGTCTGCGATGAAGCCACCAACAGCTGTGTTGCAACAGGAAACGCCCGTGCCCAAAGAGGCACATTTGTGGTCAATGGCACAAAATTGACTGTTTACTTTAAAGGATCCGGCCATGATCGGGAAATTAAGGAATTGATGGCGGATGGAAATGTCTCCCTCGTCAATCCCACTGAAGCCGCTTATGGCGATCACGCTCACTATGACGTGGCGTTAGACCGCGTTATTTTAACCGGTGGCGATCTGAAACTTGTGACACCCGATCAACTTATCACTGCCCGCGATTCCCTCGAATTCTGGCAAATCAAACACCAAGGCATTGCCCGGGGAGATGCCGTAGCCCATTTCCCTAAAAAAGAGCAAGTGGTTGAAGCCGATACCCTCATTGCTTATTTTGTTCCCAAAGAAGAACGAGAGAAAAACACTAAAAACAAAGAAGATTCGGCCAAAGATAAAATGTCTCTGAAAAAGATTGAAGCGGAAGGCAACGTTCTTGTGTCCACACCCAAAGAAATCGCCTCAGGAGATCGCGGAGTTTACAATGCGGCAGCAGACATGTCCGAACTTTTTGGAAATGTCAAAATCACGCAAGGTGGAAATCATATTCGCGGGGAATACGCAATTATGAATATGAAAACCAATGTAGCCCAATTATTCGCTAAAAACCCCAACGATCCCGTGTCTGATCAAAAA